In the genome of Synergistota bacterium, one region contains:
- a CDS encoding undecaprenyl-diphosphate phosphatase, producing MTALEGFILGAVQGLTEFLPISSSGHLVILEKLWGIGEDILFFNVSLHAASLLALFIVFRRTVLSLLKGFFFEGGYYGRLSWVIVFALIPTGIIGITLEKRIELLGMREIGVMYLITAFFLFSMRYLGGLRDLRSVGLRDGVFIGIAQGIGVLPGISRSGITIFAGSYLGLDRDSAIRFSFLLAIPTIGGAFLLELKDAFLTSGRFVFFSKPLLIGFLSSFIFSLLAIEILLRTLVQRKIHWFSLYCLFLGVILLLIR from the coding sequence ATGACTGCACTTGAAGGTTTCATTCTTGGAGCAGTGCAAGGATTAACGGAGTTTCTTCCTATAAGTAGCTCTGGGCATCTCGTTATTCTTGAAAAACTTTGGGGGATAGGAGAAGATATTCTCTTTTTCAACGTTTCTCTTCATGCAGCGAGCCTGCTTGCGCTCTTTATCGTTTTTAGAAGAACCGTTTTGAGTCTCTTAAAGGGGTTTTTCTTTGAGGGGGGATACTATGGAAGGCTTTCGTGGGTGATAGTTTTTGCTCTCATTCCCACGGGCATAATAGGAATTACTCTTGAAAAGAGGATTGAGCTTCTTGGGATGAGGGAGATAGGTGTAATGTACCTCATAACTGCCTTTTTCCTCTTCTCGATGAGATATCTTGGAGGCTTAAGGGATTTAAGAAGCGTGGGTTTAAGAGATGGGGTTTTTATAGGAATAGCGCAGGGAATAGGCGTTCTACCTGGGATATCCAGATCTGGTATAACTATTTTCGCTGGTTCCTATCTTGGTTTAGATAGGGATAGTGCTATTAGATTCTCGTTTCTTCTCGCTATTCCAACCATAGGGGGGGCTTTTCTGCTTGAGCTTAAAGATGCATTTCTAACCTCTGGTAGATTTGTGTTTTTTTCGAAGCCCCTTCTCATTGGCTTTTTAAGCTCTTTTATCTTTAGCTTGCTTGCTATAGAGATCCTTCTTAGGACTCTTGTGCAGAGAAAGATTCATTGGTTTTCTCTTTATTGCTTGTTTCTCGGGGTGATACTTCTTTTAATAAGATGA